The following are encoded in a window of Variovorax paradoxus genomic DNA:
- a CDS encoding response regulator transcription factor: MRILIAEDDQVLADALLRSLRTSGAAVDHVANGSQADTALMTHSEFDLLILDLGLPSLHGIEILKRLRARGSQLPVLVLTAADSVEERVKGLDHGADDYMAKPFSLQELEARVRALTRRGMGATSNAIRHGPLVYDQAGRVATIDGKMIELSARELGLLEVLLQRAGRLVSKDQLVDRLCEWGEEVSINAIEVYIHRLRKKIEKGPIRIATVRGLGYCLEKIPG; the protein is encoded by the coding sequence ATGCGAATACTGATTGCCGAAGACGACCAGGTGCTGGCCGATGCCCTGCTGCGCAGCCTGCGCACCTCGGGCGCGGCGGTCGATCATGTGGCCAACGGCTCGCAGGCCGACACCGCGCTCATGACGCACAGCGAGTTCGACCTGCTGATCCTCGACCTCGGGCTGCCCAGCCTGCACGGCATCGAGATATTGAAGCGCCTGCGTGCCCGCGGTTCGCAGCTGCCGGTGCTGGTGCTCACGGCGGCCGACAGCGTCGAAGAGCGCGTGAAGGGCCTGGACCACGGCGCCGACGACTACATGGCCAAGCCCTTCAGCCTGCAGGAACTCGAAGCGCGCGTGCGCGCCCTCACGCGGCGCGGCATGGGCGCCACCAGCAACGCGATCCGCCACGGCCCGCTGGTCTACGACCAGGCCGGCCGGGTGGCGACCATCGACGGCAAGATGATCGAGCTGTCGGCGCGCGAACTGGGCCTGCTCGAAGTGCTGCTGCAGCGCGCCGGCCGGCTGGTCAGCAAGGACCAGCTGGTGGACCGGCTGTGCGAATGGGGCGAAGAGGTGAGCATCAACGCCATCGAGGTCTACATCCACCGCCTGCGCAAGAAGATCGAAAAAGGACCGATACGCATCGCGACGGTGCGCGGGCTGGGCTACTGCCTCGAGAAGATTCCCGGTTGA
- a CDS encoding sensor histidine kinase codes for MKLFQRAQRSLFGEILDWMLTPLLLLVPVSIGVTWLVAQGIANAPYDRALEHNVKVLAELVTVKQGQTHFVLSQSAREILRADDAGHIYYQLLDGHGTLLHGERDLPQPNVDDPPGTNVVLLHNSTVHGQPVRVASLWIPSGSDDVPPSLLQLAETREKQAVLATEIIKGVLLPQFAILPLAVLLIWLALVRGIKPLSVVEARIRERRPGDLSPLDESSVPLEVVPLVSSVNELLDKLNDSIFTQKRFLADAAHQLKTPLAGLRMQADLAQREGANADELKQSLKQIGRASVRATHTVNQLLSLARAEGTSAMTHCQPCDLARLTIEVVREAVPRAIEKRIDLGYDGAQAGAPGVMVDGNPTLLKELVRNLVDNALNYTPSTPERPGVITARVLADPFGHVQLVQVEDNGPGIAEADRELVFEPFYRVLGNEADGSGLGLPIVREIANQHRAQVKLEDAHPGKHPPGALFTVRFEEAPSE; via the coding sequence TTGAAGCTCTTCCAGCGCGCCCAGCGCTCCCTGTTCGGCGAAATCCTCGACTGGATGCTCACGCCGCTGCTGCTGCTCGTGCCGGTGAGCATCGGCGTGACCTGGCTGGTGGCGCAGGGCATCGCCAACGCGCCCTACGACCGCGCGCTGGAGCACAACGTGAAGGTGCTGGCCGAGCTGGTCACGGTGAAGCAGGGGCAGACGCACTTCGTGCTGTCGCAGTCGGCGCGCGAGATCCTGCGTGCCGACGACGCGGGCCACATCTACTACCAGCTGCTCGACGGCCACGGCACGCTGCTGCACGGCGAGCGCGACCTGCCGCAGCCCAACGTGGACGATCCGCCCGGCACCAACGTGGTCCTGCTGCACAACAGCACGGTGCACGGCCAGCCGGTGCGCGTGGCCTCGCTGTGGATTCCCAGCGGCAGCGACGACGTGCCGCCCTCGCTGCTGCAACTGGCCGAGACGCGCGAGAAGCAGGCCGTGCTCGCCACCGAGATCATCAAGGGCGTGCTGCTGCCGCAGTTCGCGATCCTGCCGCTGGCGGTGCTGCTGATCTGGCTGGCGCTGGTGCGCGGCATCAAGCCGCTGTCGGTGGTCGAGGCGCGCATCCGCGAGCGCCGCCCGGGCGACCTGAGCCCGCTCGATGAATCCTCGGTGCCGCTCGAGGTGGTGCCGCTGGTGTCGTCGGTGAACGAGCTGCTCGACAAGCTCAACGACTCCATCTTCACGCAGAAGCGCTTCCTGGCCGACGCCGCCCACCAGCTCAAGACGCCGCTCGCGGGCCTGCGCATGCAGGCCGACCTGGCGCAGCGCGAGGGCGCCAATGCCGACGAGCTGAAGCAGTCGCTCAAGCAGATCGGACGCGCCAGCGTGCGCGCCACGCACACCGTGAACCAGCTGCTGTCGCTGGCACGCGCCGAGGGCACCAGCGCCATGACGCACTGCCAGCCCTGCGACCTCGCGCGGCTGACCATCGAGGTGGTGCGCGAGGCCGTGCCGCGCGCCATCGAAAAGCGCATCGACCTCGGCTACGACGGCGCCCAGGCCGGCGCGCCCGGCGTGATGGTCGACGGCAACCCGACGCTGCTGAAAGAGCTGGTGCGCAACCTGGTCGACAACGCGCTCAACTACACGCCCTCGACGCCCGAGCGCCCCGGCGTGATCACCGCCCGCGTGCTGGCCGACCCCTTCGGCCACGTGCAGCTGGTGCAGGTGGAGGACAACGGCCCCGGCATCGCCGAGGCCGACCGCGAGCTGGTGTTCGAGCCCTTCTACCGCGTGCTCGGCAACGAGGCCGACGGCTCCGGGCTGGGCCTGCCGATCGTGCGCGAGATCGCCAACCAACACCGCGCACAGGTGAAACTGGAAGACGCGCACCCCGGCAAGCATCCGCCGGGCGCGCTTTTTACCGTGCGCTTCGAGGAGGCCCCTTCCGAATGA
- a CDS encoding MarR family winged helix-turn-helix transcriptional regulator, producing MSDAAFPTDPDAWRQTHLGRLLGHAMRRFDERVLALIAHDIEVPLALSNLAARAQVSAAHIHITRHLAREGSRLTELAERAGMTKQAMGTLVDQCEAWGLVTRGPDPLDARARRVLFTADGLAWLDAFRRAVTQAEREFRASVGDEIATVVTIGLEAYTAG from the coding sequence ATGTCCGACGCCGCTTTTCCGACCGATCCCGATGCCTGGCGGCAGACCCACCTGGGCCGCCTGCTGGGCCACGCCATGCGCCGTTTCGACGAACGCGTGCTGGCGCTGATCGCGCACGACATCGAGGTGCCGCTGGCGCTGTCGAACCTCGCGGCGCGTGCGCAGGTGAGCGCCGCGCACATCCACATCACGCGGCACCTGGCACGCGAGGGCTCGCGCCTGACCGAGCTGGCCGAACGCGCCGGCATGACCAAGCAGGCCATGGGCACGCTGGTCGACCAGTGCGAAGCCTGGGGGCTGGTCACGCGCGGGCCCGACCCGCTCGATGCGCGCGCGCGGCGTGTGCTGTTCACGGCCGACGGGCTGGCCTGGCTCGACGCCTTCCGCCGCGCCGTCACGCAGGCCGAGCGCGAGTTCCGCGCCAGCGTGGGCGACGAGATTGCCACCGTGGTAACCATCGGACTCGAGGCCTATACGGCGGGTTAG